A portion of the Acidisoma sp. PAMC 29798 genome contains these proteins:
- a CDS encoding RrF2 family transcriptional regulator, producing MLSSRAKYALRAILALAEEAPSGRWMSAQTIAEKSVIPRKFLEAILVQLRDHGLIQSRRGPVGGHKLDHGAGNNPV from the coding sequence ATGCTGTCCAGCAGAGCAAAATACGCTCTTCGCGCGATCCTCGCCCTTGCCGAAGAAGCGCCCTCTGGCCGCTGGATGAGCGCTCAGACCATCGCCGAAAAGTCCGTCATTCCGCGCAAGTTCCTGGAAGCGATCCTGGTGCAGTTGCGCGATCATGGCCTGATCCAAAGCCGCCGCGGCCCGGTCGGCGGTCACAAGCTGGATCACGGAGCTGGAAACAATCCGGTCTAG
- a CDS encoding DUF2147 domain-containing protein: MLRRNWMAGFLGGFVLLAGLGAPLVAQARNGSPLGLWRTIDDKTNKPRALVRITERNGMLYGTVTAVLDPIYADKHCVDCAGDRAGKPVVGLEIIRDLKPDGARWDGGTILNPEDGSVYHCRIHVGPDGETLIVRGFIGIAMMGRSQMWQRMPE, from the coding sequence ATGCTGCGACGGAATTGGATGGCGGGTTTCCTGGGCGGCTTCGTGCTGCTGGCCGGGCTGGGTGCGCCGCTGGTGGCGCAGGCGCGGAACGGTTCGCCCCTCGGGTTGTGGCGGACGATCGACGACAAGACCAACAAGCCCCGCGCCTTGGTGCGCATCACCGAGCGGAACGGCATGCTGTATGGCACGGTCACGGCGGTGCTCGACCCGATTTACGCCGACAAGCATTGCGTCGATTGCGCCGGGGACCGCGCGGGCAAGCCGGTGGTGGGGTTGGAGATCATCCGCGACCTCAAGCCGGATGGGGCGCGTTGGGACGGCGGCACCATCCTCAACCCCGAGGATGGCTCGGTCTATCATTGCCGCATCCATGTCGGGCCGGATGGCGAGACGCTGATCGTGCGCGGCTTCATTGGCATTGCGATGATGGGCCGGTCGCAGATGTGGCAGCGGATGCCGGAGTAA
- the cysN gene encoding sulfate adenylyltransferase subunit CysN, producing MAHVSDLIATDIGAYLKQHESKSLLRFITCGSVDDGKSTLIGRLLYDSKMIFEDQLATLEADSKKMGTQGQGLDFALLVDGLAAEREQGITIDVAYRFFSTEKRKFIVADTPGHEQYTRNMITGASTADLAVILIDARRGVLTQTRRHSYLVSLIGIRTVVLAINKMDLVNYSREVYDRILSDYTDFARGLNIEHVEPIPISALAGDNITEASGNMPWYRGPNLMSYLETVKIATRPAGAPFRMPVQWVNRPNQDFRGFSGFIASGMVKPGDLIKVMPSGKQSRVARVILDGDLTHAVAGQSVTVTLADEIDCSRGDVLASAEDATEVSDQFETTIVWMNETAMQPGRSYLLKLGAKTVTASITTLKHKINVNTLEQVASRQLAMNEIGLCNISLSQPIAFDAYTTSRDIGGFILIDRFSNETVAAGMIHFALRRAQNIHWQAVDIDRAARATQKTQRACVLWFTGLSGAGKSTIANLVELRLFALGKHSYMLDGDNVRHGLNRDLGFTDTDRVENIRRVGEVARLMTEAGLIVLVSFISPFRSERQMARDLMPVGEFLEVFIDAPLAVAETRDPKGLYKKARRGEIQNFTGISSPYEAPENAEVHIDTTSVTPDEAADLILAALDAHGLLRSDAA from the coding sequence ATGGCTCATGTCAGTGACCTGATCGCCACGGATATCGGCGCCTATCTCAAGCAGCATGAGAGCAAGAGCCTGCTCCGCTTCATCACCTGCGGATCGGTCGATGACGGCAAATCGACGCTGATCGGCCGCCTGCTCTATGACAGCAAGATGATCTTCGAAGATCAGCTCGCGACGCTGGAAGCCGATTCCAAGAAGATGGGCACGCAAGGGCAGGGCCTGGATTTCGCCCTCCTCGTGGATGGGTTGGCGGCCGAACGCGAGCAGGGCATCACCATCGACGTCGCCTATCGCTTCTTCTCGACCGAGAAACGCAAGTTCATCGTGGCCGATACGCCGGGCCACGAACAATATACCCGCAATATGATCACCGGCGCCTCGACCGCCGATCTCGCCGTCATCCTGATCGATGCGCGCCGCGGCGTGCTGACCCAGACGCGGCGGCATTCCTACCTCGTCTCCCTCATCGGCATCCGCACTGTGGTGCTTGCCATCAACAAGATGGACCTCGTTAACTACAGCCGTGAGGTCTACGACCGCATCCTCAGCGACTACACCGACTTCGCGCGCGGCTTGAATATCGAGCATGTCGAGCCGATCCCGATTTCCGCCCTGGCGGGTGACAATATCACCGAGGCGAGCGGCAATATGCCCTGGTACAGGGGGCCGAATCTGATGTCCTATCTTGAGACGGTGAAGATCGCGACCCGTCCCGCCGGCGCGCCCTTCCGCATGCCTGTGCAATGGGTCAATCGGCCCAACCAGGATTTCCGTGGCTTCTCCGGCTTCATCGCCTCCGGCATGGTCAAGCCCGGCGATCTCATCAAGGTCATGCCCTCCGGCAAGCAGAGCCGGGTCGCGCGCGTGATTCTCGATGGTGACCTCACGCACGCGGTCGCCGGCCAATCCGTAACCGTGACGCTCGCCGATGAGATCGACTGCAGCCGCGGCGATGTCCTCGCCAGTGCGGAGGATGCGACCGAGGTCTCCGACCAGTTCGAGACCACCATCGTCTGGATGAACGAGACGGCCATGCAGCCGGGGCGAAGCTATCTTCTCAAGCTCGGCGCCAAGACGGTCACGGCTTCGATCACCACGCTGAAGCATAAGATCAACGTCAATACGCTGGAGCAAGTCGCCAGTCGGCAGCTCGCCATGAACGAAATCGGTCTCTGCAACATCAGCCTCAGCCAGCCCATCGCCTTCGATGCCTATACAACCAGCCGTGATATCGGCGGCTTCATCCTGATCGACCGCTTCTCCAATGAAACCGTCGCTGCCGGGATGATCCATTTCGCACTCCGCCGGGCGCAGAACATCCATTGGCAGGCGGTCGATATCGACCGCGCTGCGCGCGCCACGCAGAAGACGCAGCGCGCTTGCGTGCTGTGGTTCACGGGCCTTTCCGGCGCCGGTAAATCGACCATCGCCAATCTCGTCGAACTGCGGCTTTTTGCCCTCGGCAAGCACAGCTACATGCTGGACGGCGACAATGTGCGTCATGGCCTGAACCGTGACCTCGGCTTTACGGATACCGACCGGGTGGAAAATATCCGCAGGGTGGGTGAGGTGGCGCGCCTGATGACGGAAGCAGGGCTGATTGTGCTGGTCTCGTTCATCTCACCCTTCCGGTCGGAGCGGCAGATGGCCCGTGATCTGATGCCTGTTGGCGAGTTCCTGGAGGTCTTTATCGATGCGCCATTGGCGGTCGCGGAAACGCGCGATCCCAAAGGCCTCTACAAGAAGGCCCGTCGCGGCGAGATCCAGAACTTTACCGGCATCTCCAGCCCTTATGAAGCGCCCGAGAACGCGGAGGTGCATATCGATACCACAAGCGTGACGCCGGACGAGGCTGCCGATCTGATCCTGGCAGCGCTTGACGCACACGGCCTGCTTCGCAGTGATGCGGCATGA
- the dapF gene encoding diaminopimelate epimerase: protein MEIAFIKMHGAGNDFVVLDGRAIPLDLTVDRIRHLADRRLGIGCDQLISLEPAGPGADVFMRIHNPDGSESGTCGNATRCVASLVGRERGTQSLTIRTIAGDLPSTLLADGRVTVDLGAARLDWAEVPLAHAMDTLHLPLEGDPAACSMGNPHATFFVDSLDGLDITTRGPRFQADALFPHGANIGFAQILAPGRIRLRVFERGAGLTLACGSGACATLVNAARRGLTGRQARLILDGGELDILWRDDGHVLMTGPVATSFRGTIDLGAVASRVSRAA from the coding sequence ATGGAGATTGCCTTCATCAAGATGCATGGCGCTGGGAACGATTTCGTCGTGCTGGACGGGCGCGCGATCCCGCTCGACCTGACTGTGGACCGCATTCGCCACCTCGCCGACCGGCGGCTGGGCATCGGGTGCGACCAGCTCATCAGCTTGGAACCAGCCGGGCCGGGTGCGGATGTCTTCATGCGCATCCACAACCCCGACGGGTCTGAATCCGGCACCTGCGGCAATGCCACCCGCTGCGTCGCCAGCCTGGTCGGGCGTGAGCGCGGTACCCAAAGCCTCACCATCCGTACCATCGCTGGCGACCTGCCCTCGACCCTGCTCGCCGACGGCCGCGTCACGGTCGATCTCGGCGCGGCCCGGCTTGATTGGGCCGAAGTGCCGCTGGCCCATGCTATGGATACGCTGCACCTGCCGCTGGAGGGCGATCCCGCCGCCTGCTCCATGGGCAATCCGCATGCGACCTTCTTCGTGGATAGCCTCGACGGTCTCGACATCACGACACGCGGGCCCCGCTTTCAGGCCGACGCGTTGTTCCCACACGGCGCCAATATCGGCTTCGCGCAGATCCTGGCGCCCGGCCGCATTCGCCTGCGCGTGTTCGAGCGCGGTGCCGGACTCACGCTCGCCTGCGGCTCCGGCGCCTGCGCAACCCTGGTGAACGCGGCGCGGCGCGGCCTCACCGGCCGCCAGGCGCGCCTCATCCTCGACGGCGGCGAACTCGACATCTTATGGCGCGACGACGGGCATGTGCTCATGACCGGCCCAGTCGCGACCAGCTTCCGGGGGACCATCGATCTCGGCGCAGTCGCCAGCCGTGTCAGCCGCGCCGCGTGA
- a CDS encoding AHH domain-containing protein has product MSDEHSKDRVYDSDYVADELRVPFVFIPRGAPRPLEWMAAHPGWVKFPATFVPRRVQSTTPAPTAAPQATAPGTDGATRPEAAVHASTASSRSMAPPPLPRGSPTLASGLAPGRRELLRPPNDRRTIDPVQAYRLANASDAIAAFRRMDALFPRAPGGRVDEAGQGGGPAIAHAPTASHKTTVTGIGGTTAPVGEATPALSAAALAGIAAPIVPLVAWAAALALLAKAVWPTPLDPDEDARLKEALKENDPHGLHGGLVPPPPTPTLPGLVPPIGAKTKPGEGGFIPPKPAPPVPGFTPAPPRHPVLPGRAIEVQKPTVFYKNRNKGLPPGAKTYSKRARVIAQTVSPGVTQILSKHEWDAHHLLSAAIMHDEAQLTADLLAAGFRMDSPSNIVAVARSYAAQQKLKAAGIHSPWHGHGHPDLIETTRVSIQKIMRELRRRNLKPGTVPYQRALKPMIDNLLKDLRAKVGKVDTLTENDDGASLADA; this is encoded by the coding sequence GTGTCAGACGAGCATTCTAAAGACCGCGTGTATGACTCCGACTATGTCGCCGACGAACTCCGCGTTCCCTTCGTCTTCATCCCCCGTGGTGCGCCGCGGCCCTTGGAATGGATGGCCGCCCACCCCGGCTGGGTGAAGTTTCCCGCGACCTTCGTGCCGCGCCGCGTGCAATCCACGACGCCGGCCCCGACAGCAGCGCCCCAGGCGACGGCGCCCGGGACCGATGGGGCGACGAGACCGGAAGCAGCGGTGCATGCCTCGACGGCATCGTCCAGATCGATGGCGCCGCCACCGCTGCCGCGGGGCTCACCTACCCTGGCGAGCGGATTGGCACCCGGTCGGCGGGAGCTGCTGCGGCCGCCGAACGACCGTCGCACCATCGATCCGGTCCAAGCCTACCGACTGGCCAATGCCTCCGACGCCATCGCTGCATTCCGCCGGATGGACGCGTTGTTTCCCCGCGCCCCCGGCGGTCGCGTTGATGAAGCGGGCCAAGGCGGCGGCCCCGCGATTGCACACGCCCCTACGGCCTCACACAAGACCACCGTCACAGGCATCGGTGGAACGACCGCGCCCGTCGGCGAGGCCACGCCTGCCCTTTCGGCAGCGGCCCTCGCGGGTATCGCCGCACCGATCGTCCCGTTGGTCGCCTGGGCTGCCGCGCTCGCGCTCCTGGCGAAAGCGGTCTGGCCGACGCCCCTGGACCCCGATGAGGACGCACGACTGAAAGAGGCGCTCAAGGAAAACGACCCGCACGGGCTGCATGGCGGCTTGGTGCCACCACCGCCGACGCCGACCCTCCCCGGTCTGGTGCCGCCGATAGGCGCCAAGACCAAGCCTGGCGAAGGTGGGTTCATCCCGCCGAAACCCGCACCGCCTGTGCCCGGCTTTACCCCCGCCCCGCCGCGACACCCAGTCCTGCCCGGCCGCGCGATCGAGGTGCAGAAGCCCACGGTCTTCTACAAGAACCGCAACAAGGGCCTTCCGCCAGGCGCGAAGACATATTCGAAGCGGGCGCGGGTCATCGCCCAGACGGTCAGTCCGGGGGTGACTCAGATCTTGAGTAAACATGAGTGGGACGCGCATCACCTGCTGAGCGCCGCCATCATGCACGACGAGGCTCAGCTCACCGCGGATCTGCTGGCCGCCGGCTTTCGCATGGATTCGCCGTCCAACATCGTAGCGGTGGCGCGCTCGTACGCGGCACAGCAAAAACTGAAGGCGGCCGGCATCCATAGCCCGTGGCATGGCCACGGTCATCCTGACCTGATCGAGACGACGAGGGTTAGCATCCAGAAAATAATGCGAGAGCTTCGGAGGCGAAATCTGAAACCCGGCACGGTGCCCTACCAACGTGCCCTGAAGCCGATGATCGATAACCTTCTTAAAGATCTTCGCGCTAAGGTCGGGAAAGTCGACACGTTGACGGAGAATGACGATGGCGCGTCCCTTGCCGATGCCTGA
- a CDS encoding glycosyltransferase family 4 protein produces MTHSTVEAEILAGEVPDAPVTVWPLMVDLVGTKVSFKQRRDICFLGRYRHPPNVDAVFYFVREVLPLIWAVRPEIRFIIASANPTLDLQDLASDRIIITGMI; encoded by the coding sequence ATGACCCACTCGACGGTCGAAGCGGAGATTCTGGCCGGTGAGGTGCCGGATGCACCGGTGACCGTCTGGCCTCTCATGGTCGATCTCGTTGGCACAAAAGTCTCGTTCAAGCAGCGCCGCGACATCTGTTTTCTGGGTAGATATCGACATCCGCCAAATGTCGATGCGGTCTTCTATTTCGTGCGTGAGGTTCTGCCGCTGATCTGGGCCGTTCGGCCGGAGATCAGGTTCATCATCGCCAGTGCCAACCCTACTCTCGATCTTCAGGATCTCGCCAGTGACCGCATTATCATTACCGGTATGATCTAG
- the cysD gene encoding sulfate adenylyltransferase subunit CysD, with amino-acid sequence MPDLKRLFRASGKRQRDIAEAVGRSEGAISQWVTGEREIPADLVLKVEAFTGIPRAYLRPDLWETRMPNAIEGAFHISADLTHLQRLEADSIHIMREVAAEAEKPVMLYSVGKDSAVMLHLAAKAFAPGIPPFPLLHVNTTWKFREMISFRDRRVAELGFELIEWINQDGVARGINPFDHGGAYTDIMKTEALKAALDYHGFDVAFGGARRDEEKSRAKERIFSFRSAEHRWDPKRQRPELWNLYNTRKNKGESIRIFPLSNWTELDIWQYIYKESIPIVPLYFAAPRPVVMHNGMMIMVDDDRMRVPAGQAPELKTIRFRTLGCYPLTGAVESGATTLPEIIQEMLLTTTSERQGRAIDHDAAASMEKKKQEGYF; translated from the coding sequence ATGCCTGATCTCAAGCGCCTCTTCCGTGCAAGTGGTAAACGCCAGCGAGATATCGCCGAGGCCGTCGGCCGCAGCGAAGGCGCGATCAGCCAATGGGTCACCGGTGAGCGTGAGATACCCGCCGACCTTGTGCTCAAGGTCGAGGCGTTCACGGGCATTCCCCGTGCCTATCTGAGGCCTGACCTATGGGAGACGAGAATGCCGAATGCGATCGAGGGCGCCTTTCATATTTCGGCGGATCTGACCCATCTGCAGAGGCTTGAGGCGGACAGCATTCATATCATGCGCGAAGTCGCCGCCGAGGCCGAGAAGCCCGTCATGCTGTATTCCGTCGGCAAGGACAGCGCGGTGATGCTGCATCTCGCCGCCAAGGCTTTCGCCCCGGGCATTCCGCCTTTTCCATTGCTGCACGTGAATACCACGTGGAAATTCCGCGAGATGATCTCGTTTCGCGATCGGCGCGTGGCGGAACTCGGCTTTGAGCTCATCGAGTGGATCAATCAGGACGGCGTGGCGCGGGGCATCAATCCTTTCGATCACGGCGGTGCTTATACCGACATCATGAAGACGGAAGCCTTGAAGGCAGCTCTGGACTACCACGGCTTCGACGTGGCCTTCGGCGGCGCGCGCCGGGATGAGGAAAAGAGCCGCGCCAAAGAGCGCATCTTCTCCTTCCGCTCCGCCGAACACCGCTGGGACCCAAAGCGGCAGCGCCCGGAACTCTGGAACCTTTATAATACGCGCAAGAATAAGGGTGAGAGCATCCGCATCTTTCCTCTGTCGAATTGGACCGAACTCGATATCTGGCAATATATCTACAAAGAAAGCATCCCCATCGTGCCGCTGTATTTCGCGGCGCCACGCCCGGTCGTCATGCATAACGGCATGATGATCATGGTTGATGACGACCGTATGCGGGTGCCCGCCGGCCAGGCGCCCGAACTCAAGACGATCCGCTTTCGCACCCTCGGGTGCTATCCGCTGACCGGCGCGGTCGAGAGCGGCGCCACGACGCTGCCCGAGATCATCCAGGAAATGCTGCTGACCACGACCAGTGAGCGGCAGGGCCGCGCGATCGACCATGACGCCGCCGCCAGCATGGAAAAGAAGAAGCAGGAGGGGTATTTCTGA
- a CDS encoding imm11 family protein, which produces MARPLPMPDVDVAQPGNPAPRFWLLKQVGRSGLKYLRSLMRDSTLGLQNSSTVGFAEIRLAEKSKILSSDDIPLPPRFPKLTLILPEKRFAPDFFTQADYQFCSEKLRLLLDQPEHVVQFVPIDFYAGGDEARAKNYTCMRVIANQPAVDIYRSDCDVAEFINPITGERSANPRFPNRFALLEGLEARTEVFRIDESSTRILVTDAVAERVVRGRCTGIEFADPEDLQYTDKPKRYRGPKGVVER; this is translated from the coding sequence ATGGCGCGTCCCTTGCCGATGCCTGACGTCGATGTCGCCCAGCCGGGCAACCCAGCGCCGCGATTTTGGCTTCTCAAGCAAGTCGGTCGAAGTGGGCTGAAATATCTGCGCTCGCTCATGCGCGACTCGACCCTCGGCCTGCAAAACTCGAGCACTGTGGGATTCGCGGAAATCCGCCTGGCAGAAAAGTCGAAGATCCTGAGCAGTGACGATATTCCTCTGCCGCCCCGCTTTCCGAAGCTGACACTGATATTGCCGGAAAAACGCTTCGCGCCCGATTTCTTCACGCAAGCCGACTACCAATTCTGTTCCGAAAAACTGCGGCTCCTGCTGGATCAGCCGGAGCATGTCGTTCAGTTCGTGCCGATCGATTTCTACGCGGGAGGAGACGAGGCGCGTGCCAAGAACTACACCTGCATGCGCGTCATCGCCAATCAACCGGCGGTGGATATCTATCGATCCGATTGCGACGTCGCGGAATTCATCAACCCGATCACCGGTGAACGTAGCGCAAATCCCCGCTTTCCAAACCGCTTCGCGCTGTTGGAAGGATTGGAGGCGCGGACGGAGGTCTTTCGCATCGATGAAAGCTCAACTCGCATACTGGTAACGGACGCGGTTGCCGAACGTGTCGTGCGTGGCCGCTGCACGGGCATCGAATTCGCCGACCCCGAGGACCTTCAGTACACCGACAAGCCCAAACGCTATCGTGGACCGAAAGGTGTGGTCGAGCGATAG
- a CDS encoding sulfite exporter TauE/SafE family protein, producing MTHLAFAFSGLIVGLLVGLTGVGAGSLMTPLLILLFAVHPARAVGSDLLYAATTKVFAAGIHGFRGSVDWRVTGLLATGSVPATILTILFAASTHWKNGHTGALITSVLAIVLLVTALLLIFQSQVVRLGARFMGEPRPRRTMALTILTGVIVGILVTLTSIGAGAIGVTALFVLYPRLPASRLIASDIVHAVPLTLIAGAGHWWLGDVDFGLVGSLLVGSIPGVILGSLLSVRMPDRALRLCLAAILTIVGIRLLM from the coding sequence ATGACGCATCTCGCCTTCGCCTTCTCCGGCTTGATAGTGGGCCTTCTTGTGGGACTGACGGGCGTCGGAGCCGGTTCGCTCATGACACCGCTTCTGATCCTTCTGTTCGCGGTTCATCCGGCACGCGCCGTGGGCAGCGATCTTCTCTATGCCGCGACGACAAAGGTGTTCGCCGCCGGCATCCATGGCTTTCGCGGCAGTGTGGATTGGCGTGTCACGGGCCTTCTGGCGACGGGCAGTGTGCCGGCGACCATCCTGACGATCCTGTTCGCGGCAAGCACGCATTGGAAGAACGGTCATACTGGGGCACTCATCACCTCCGTCCTCGCGATCGTGCTTCTCGTCACCGCGCTGCTGCTGATTTTTCAATCTCAGGTGGTGCGCCTGGGCGCGCGGTTCATGGGCGAGCCCAGGCCGAGACGCACGATGGCCTTGACGATCCTGACCGGCGTCATCGTCGGCATCCTCGTCACCCTCACCTCCATCGGTGCAGGCGCGATCGGGGTGACAGCGCTGTTCGTGCTCTATCCGCGGTTGCCGGCGTCGCGGCTCATCGCTTCCGATATCGTCCATGCAGTGCCGCTAACCCTGATCGCGGGTGCCGGCCACTGGTGGCTGGGTGACGTCGATTTCGGTCTCGTCGGGTCGTTGCTGGTCGGGTCCATTCCCGGCGTCATCCTGGGCAGCCTGCTGTCCGTTCGGATGCCGGACCGCGCTCTGCGCCTGTGTCTGGCGGCGATCCTGACGATTGTCGGCATCCGCCTTCTGATGTGA
- the mtaB gene encoding tRNA (N(6)-L-threonylcarbamoyladenosine(37)-C(2))-methylthiotransferase MtaB yields MTVEVLSFGCRLNTYEGEVMRGHAQTAGLTKTVIVNTCAVTAEAERQARQTIRRIGREQPDATIVVTGCAAQIDPAAWGALPGVARVLGNVEKLDAAHWVAGAPSAVSDIMTATETAAHLVTEFAGRARAFVQVQQGCDHRCTFCVIPFGRGPSRSVPMGAILAQCRSLIGSGYREIVLTGVDITSYGSDLPGQPPLGQMVRRLLALLPELARLRLSSLDPCEIDADLWALIAEEPRLMPHLHLSIQAGSDLILKRMKRRHLRADVIAVARRARDLRPGIAFGADLIAGFPTETEEAFAETLALVEDADLTMLHVFPYSERAGTPAARMPSVPKALRKERAGRLRAAGTRAAARFDETRLGQTVHVLAETETRGHCEHFRPVRLAHAAVPGAIVTATVTGADALGLIAA; encoded by the coding sequence GTGACGGTCGAGGTTCTGAGCTTCGGCTGCCGGCTGAACACCTATGAGGGTGAGGTCATGCGTGGCCATGCCCAGACGGCGGGGCTGACCAAAACCGTCATCGTCAATACCTGCGCCGTCACGGCCGAGGCCGAGCGGCAGGCGCGCCAGACCATCCGCCGCATCGGGCGCGAACAGCCGGACGCCACCATCGTCGTCACCGGCTGCGCCGCGCAGATCGATCCCGCCGCCTGGGGCGCGCTGCCCGGCGTTGCCCGCGTGCTCGGCAATGTCGAAAAGCTGGATGCCGCCCATTGGGTCGCGGGCGCCCCTTCGGCAGTGTCGGATATCATGACCGCAACCGAGACGGCCGCGCATCTGGTCACGGAATTCGCCGGCCGCGCGCGGGCCTTCGTGCAGGTGCAGCAGGGCTGCGACCACCGCTGCACCTTCTGCGTCATTCCCTTCGGGCGCGGCCCCAGCCGCAGCGTGCCGATGGGCGCCATCCTGGCGCAGTGCCGCTCCCTGATCGGCTCCGGTTACCGCGAAATCGTGCTGACCGGCGTCGATATCACCAGCTATGGCAGCGACCTGCCGGGCCAGCCGCCCCTCGGCCAGATGGTACGGCGCCTGCTGGCCCTGCTGCCGGAGCTTGCGCGCCTGCGCCTATCCTCCCTAGACCCCTGCGAAATCGACGCGGATCTCTGGGCACTGATCGCCGAAGAGCCGCGGCTGATGCCGCATCTGCATCTGTCGATCCAAGCAGGCTCGGACCTCATTCTCAAGCGCATGAAGCGCCGCCACCTGCGCGCCGATGTGATCGCCGTGGCCCGCCGCGCCCGCGATCTGCGGCCGGGCATCGCCTTCGGCGCCGATCTCATCGCGGGCTTCCCGACCGAGACGGAGGAGGCTTTCGCCGAAACCCTGGCGCTGGTCGAGGACGCGGATCTGACCATGCTGCATGTCTTCCCCTATTCCGAACGCGCCGGCACGCCGGCGGCACGGATGCCCTCCGTGCCCAAGGCCCTGCGGAAGGAACGGGCCGGACGCCTGCGCGCTGCCGGCACCCGCGCCGCCGCGCGTTTCGACGAGACGCGCCTCGGCCAGACCGTGCATGTGTTGGCCGAGACCGAGACGCGCGGCCATTGCGAGCATTTCCGCCCCGTGCGTCTGGCGCATGCGGCGGTGCCCGGCGCGATCGTGACGGCGACCGTGACGGGCGCAGACGCCCTCGGCCTGATCGCCGCCTGA
- a CDS encoding imm11 family protein — MASPLPMPDVDAAQPGNPAPRFWLLKQVGRSGLKYLRSLMRDSTLGLQNSSTVGFAEIRLAEKSKILSSDDIPLPPRFPKLTLILPEKRFAPDFFTQAGYQFCSEKLRLLLDQPEHVVQFVPINFFAGGDEARAKNYTCMRVIARQPAVDIYRSDCDVEEFVNPITGERSADQGFPNRFALLEGLEARTEVFRIDENSTFTLVTDAVAERVVRGRCTGIEFADPEDLQYTDKPKRYRGPKGVVER; from the coding sequence ATGGCGAGTCCCTTGCCGATGCCTGACGTCGATGCCGCCCAGCCGGGCAACCCAGCGCCGCGATTTTGGCTTCTCAAGCAAGTCGGTCGAAGTGGGCTGAAATATCTGCGCTCGCTCATGCGCGACTCGACCCTCGGCCTGCAAAACTCGAGCACTGTGGGATTCGCGGAAATCCGCCTGGCAGAAAAGTCGAAGATCCTGAGCAGTGACGATATTCCTCTGCCGCCCCGCTTTCCGAAGCTGACACTGATATTGCCGGAGAAGCGCTTCGCGCCCGATTTCTTCACGCAAGCCGGCTACCAATTCTGTTCCGAAAAACTGCGGCTCCTGCTGGATCAGCCGGAGCATGTCGTTCAGTTCGTGCCGATCAACTTCTTCGCGGGAGGAGACGAGGCGCGTGCCAAGAACTACACCTGCATGCGCGTCATTGCCCGGCAACCGGCGGTGGATATCTATCGATCAGATTGCGACGTCGAAGAATTCGTCAATCCTATCACCGGTGAACGCAGCGCAGATCAGGGCTTTCCAAACCGCTTCGCGCTGTTGGAAGGATTGGAGGCGCGGACGGAGGTCTTTCGCATCGATGAAAATTCCACATTCACACTGGTGACGGACGCGGTTGCCGAACGTGTCGTGCGTGGCCGCTGCACGGGCATCGAATTTGCCGACCCCGAGGACCTTCAGTACACCGACAAACCCAAACGCTATCGTGGACCGAAGGGTGTCGTCGAGCGATAG
- a CDS encoding imm11 family protein: MARLLPMPDVNVAQTDNPIPRFWLLEETGRSGLKYLRSLMRDSTLGLQNSSTVESAEIRLAEKSKILSSDDIPLPPRFPKLTLILPEKRFAPDFFTQADYQFCSEKLRNLLDQPEHVVQFVPINFFAGGDEARAKNYTCMRVIANQPAVDIYRSDCDVAEFINPITGERSANPRFPNRFALLEGLEARTEVFRIDESSTRILVTDAVAERVVRGRCTGIEFADPEDLQYTDKPKRYRGPKGVVER, translated from the coding sequence ATGGCGCGCCTCTTGCCGATGCCTGACGTCAATGTCGCCCAGACGGACAACCCGATACCGCGATTTTGGCTTCTAGAGGAAACGGGTCGAAGTGGGCTGAAATATCTGCGCTCGCTCATGCGCGACTCGACCCTCGGCCTGCAAAACTCGAGCACTGTGGAATCCGCGGAAATCCGCCTGGCAGAAAAGTCGAAGATCCTGAGCAGTGACGATATTCCTCTGCCACCCCGCTTTCCGAAGCTGACACTGATATTGCCGGAAAAACGCTTCGCGCCCGATTTCTTCACGCAAGCCGACTACCAATTCTGTTCCGAAAAACTGCGGAACCTGCTGGATCAGCCGGAGCATGTCGTTCAGTTCGTGCCGATCAACTTCTTCGCGGGAGGAGATGAGGCGCGTGCCAAGAACTACACCTGCATGCGCGTCATCGCCAATCAACCGGCGGTGGATATCTATCGATCCGATTGCGACGTCGCGGAATTCATCAACCCGATCACCGGTGAACGTAGCGCAAATCCCCGCTTTCCAAACCGCTTCGCGCTGTTGGAAGGATTGGAGGCGCGGACGGAGGTCTTTCGCATCGACGAAAGCTCAACTCGCATACTGGTAACGGACGCGGTTGCCGAACGTGTCGTGCGCGGTCGCTGCACGGGCATCGAATTTGCCGACCCCGAGGACCTTCAGTACACCGACAAGCCCAAACGCTATCGTGGACCGAAGGGTGTCGTCGAGCGATAG